In Candidatus Nealsonbacteria bacterium DGGOD1a, one DNA window encodes the following:
- a CDS encoding S26 family signal peptidase: MKKVLKIAILILVSALAIIATIAFWPRRAANPESFAPPCETEHEVFVIRGDSLAPEFADGQEVKLLPRYYDCHSLSAGDAVAYRWAGNKDAPLAKIVKAVAGDRWRMELMPEQNTYQIEVNDQWLKNSEGAPYQIPGKKAKMLLLYANSYPRIPEGACLILGNVLEGSDDSVKFGLAAQENIVGKIKPF; the protein is encoded by the coding sequence TAATCGCAACAATTGCTTTTTGGCCGCGCCGCGCCGCCAATCCCGAGTCGTTCGCGCCGCCTTGCGAAACCGAGCATGAGGTTTTTGTGATCCGCGGCGATTCGCTGGCGCCGGAATTCGCCGATGGCCAAGAGGTGAAGTTGTTGCCCCGGTATTATGATTGCCATTCGTTGTCGGCGGGCGACGCGGTGGCCTATCGCTGGGCGGGAAACAAAGACGCGCCGCTGGCCAAGATCGTGAAAGCCGTTGCCGGCGACCGCTGGCGAATGGAATTGATGCCGGAGCAAAATACCTACCAAATTGAGGTTAATGATCAATGGTTGAAAAATTCCGAAGGCGCGCCTTACCAAATTCCCGGGAAAAAGGCAAAAATGCTCTTGCTCTATGCCAATTCCTATCCGCGAATTCCCGAAGGCGCTTGCCTGATCTTGGGCAATGTTTTGGAGGGCTCCGACGATTCGGTGAAATTCGGCCTGGCGGCGCAAGAAAACATTGTCGGGAAAATCAAGCCGTTCTAA
- a CDS encoding prepilin-type N-terminal cleavage/methylation domain-containing protein, with translation MNNTKTSGIISNFFRRARSCAAGRFLRQRRIRFRRAISNGRGGFTIIEMLAAIAVFGLLMAAIGTAIIMIYRTQGYAMEQSMAISEARRGVDIMAKEVRQARYGENGAYPIEKGAGKEFIFYSDVDNDGQTERVRYYLATVNSGSQTKECHSHSQSGWPYWQSPACSVDFSGFLAGTLKSAQVRVSTEGYYGTPSRYAALRADGVELMNNMCQSGCSECIEAWQGTQTFDVTAAAADNSIQFNITGNDKLKAVCDWIDPDHSIKAKFEFFFTEEIPSVGNELRRGVIEPSGSPSSYPANQEQSTIITSYVRNTPPIFTYYDKNGAQIIDDPSILHDTKMVRLHMVVNINPNRAPDDYELEQYVQIRNLKEE, from the coding sequence ATGAATAACACAAAAACGAGCGGCATAATTTCCAATTTCTTTCGCCGGGCGAGATCCTGCGCCGCGGGACGATTTTTGCGCCAAAGGCGCATCCGTTTCCGGCGGGCAATTTCCAACGGAAGAGGCGGTTTCACGATTATTGAAATGCTCGCGGCAATCGCGGTTTTCGGGTTGCTGATGGCCGCGATCGGGACGGCGATTATAATGATTTACCGAACGCAGGGATATGCCATGGAACAATCAATGGCAATCAGCGAAGCCCGCCGCGGCGTGGACATAATGGCCAAAGAAGTGAGGCAGGCTCGTTACGGAGAAAACGGCGCTTATCCGATTGAAAAAGGCGCGGGCAAGGAATTCATTTTTTACAGCGATGTTGACAATGACGGTCAAACCGAGCGAGTGCGCTATTATTTGGCGACCGTGAATTCCGGTTCTCAAACCAAAGAATGCCATTCTCATTCGCAATCCGGTTGGCCTTATTGGCAGTCCCCTGCGTGCAGTGTTGATTTCAGCGGTTTTCTGGCCGGGACTTTGAAATCGGCGCAAGTGAGAGTGTCCACCGAGGGATATTATGGTACGCCGAGCCGTTATGCCGCGCTTCGCGCCGATGGCGTGGAATTGATGAACAATATGTGCCAGAGCGGTTGTTCCGAATGCATCGAGGCTTGGCAGGGAACGCAGACTTTTGATGTGACCGCGGCGGCCGCGGATAATTCAATTCAATTCAATATAACCGGCAACGATAAATTGAAAGCGGTTTGCGATTGGATCGATCCCGATCACTCAATCAAGGCGAAATTCGAATTTTTCTTCACCGAAGAAATTCCGAGCGTCGGCAATGAATTGCGCCGGGGAGTAATCGAGCCTTCGGGCAGTCCGTCATCGTATCCGGCCAATCAAGAGCAATCAACCATTATAACTTCGTATGTTCGCAATACGCCGCCGATATTCACTTATTACGATAAAAACGGCGCGCAGATTATCGACGATCCGTCGATCCTTCATGACACCAAAATGGTGCGGCTTCATATGGTGGTTAACATCAATCCCAATCGCGCGCCGGATGACTACGAATTGGAGCAATATGTGCAAATAAGAAACCTTAAAGAAGAATGA
- a CDS encoding ImmA/IrrE family metallo-endopeptidase, whose translation MDIERIVEFGLKIDIIPTPGLARLSNADALITSNWEAVYIDNAKYMDERYQSRIRFSLAHEIGHFILHKKLYGTFGINDITDFYKFFEQISTIQYGYLESQANKFANLLLIPRGKLSQERNSFLRDLEAMGNMPSIEDENVFNSYLAIPMAKVFGVSEKVAEIALGNIRGEK comes from the coding sequence GTGGATATTGAGAGGATTGTTGAATTTGGCTTAAAAATAGACATAATACCTACGCCTGGATTGGCGAGATTGTCCAACGCGGACGCGCTCATCACTTCCAATTGGGAAGCGGTTTATATTGATAATGCGAAATATATGGACGAGCGTTATCAAAGCCGGATTCGTTTTTCTTTGGCCCACGAAATAGGGCATTTTATTTTACACAAGAAGCTTTACGGAACTTTCGGGATAAACGATATTACAGATTTTTATAAATTTTTTGAGCAAATTTCGACAATTCAATACGGATATTTGGAATCACAGGCAAATAAATTCGCCAATCTCTTATTAATACCTCGCGGCAAATTATCGCAAGAAAGGAATAGTTTTTTGCGGGACTTGGAGGCGATGGGGAATATGCCATCAATTGAAGATGAAAATGTGTTTAATTCATATTTAGCTATTCCTATGGCCAAAGTTTTCGGGGTATCAGAGAAAGTGGCAGAAATAGCGTTGGGCAATATAAGGGGAGAAAAGTAG
- a CDS encoding helix-turn-helix domain-containing protein, with product MFKNLKKFGQHLKELRTEKGLGLREFCKIVDYDPSNWSKIERGIIAPPADEEILRKWAKVLGISGKEEALRDFVDEASIAQGIIPEDILSKENAVEYLPAFFRTVRNEKPTKEDIDNLINTIRNA from the coding sequence ATGTTCAAAAATCTTAAAAAGTTTGGTCAACATTTGAAGGAGTTGCGAACCGAAAAGGGGCTAGGATTAAGGGAGTTTTGCAAAATAGTTGATTACGACCCAAGCAATTGGAGCAAAATTGAAAGAGGTATAATTGCTCCTCCGGCAGATGAAGAAATTTTGAGAAAGTGGGCGAAAGTATTGGGTATTTCGGGAAAGGAGGAGGCTTTGAGAGATTTTGTTGACGAGGCAAGCATAGCCCAAGGTATAATTCCCGAAGATATCCTTTCAAAGGAAAATGCAGTTGAGTATTTGCCCGCTTTTTTCCGTACCGTTCGTAATGAAAAGCCGACGAAGGAAGATATTGACAATCTTATCAACACAATAAGAAATGCATAG
- a CDS encoding prepilin-type N-terminal cleavage/methylation domain-containing protein — MDKAKHLRAGKNGFTLIEALVGVALLGIVFSGIFASYRLGMKVVGLSKNRIAATSIANARIEMIRNLNYGSVGVENAELPFAAGILQQAYSQTIDNVEFMISTQVRFISDAADGTGVSDPCNLDFKKADVTVSWQGVYPGSVNLSTNLSPKNKAQEAQSCLDQPGGVLTVTVFDEGGILVPSPNISVYNPVTNNLVAIAAPASGEYSFPLAIGNYRVETSKTAYSAARTYSAGGDDGVAVPDSPNPTVLEGGEVPLSLSIDQVAAISVDGIAPDGQDNFADSFDDAALISASDNIQFLSGDILFSGPPYSANGYAISNAINPVDLTVWDELRFDDDRPAGTGILYQVLHYDGSDWVLVPDSDLSGNSAGFGNSPVNLAGLDKGNYPQIKIKSNLTSGDPDFTPRMHNWQVVWTTASGPAVPGALFHMRGAKTIGEDALGQKIYKYSQDHVLDAAGHLDIFGIDADDYTFSVDPVSGLSLIATDPAVLPIGAPAGGAVAVKLFLRPQNALLATVQNSATLDPIFSAEVRLSNSGIGYDKIQYTDQNGQTYFAPLANGVYNISVGAAGYAGASSTVSVAGLSDLTVDVNQNE; from the coding sequence TTGGATAAAGCAAAACATTTAAGAGCAGGCAAGAATGGCTTTACTTTGATTGAGGCTCTGGTGGGAGTCGCGCTTTTGGGAATTGTTTTTTCCGGGATTTTCGCGTCTTACCGTTTGGGGATGAAGGTGGTTGGGTTGAGCAAAAATCGGATTGCCGCAACTTCGATCGCTAATGCCCGGATCGAAATGATCCGCAATCTTAATTATGGTTCCGTGGGCGTAGAAAACGCGGAATTGCCGTTTGCGGCGGGAATATTGCAACAAGCTTATTCGCAGACAATCGACAATGTCGAATTTATGATTTCAACGCAAGTGCGTTTTATATCTGACGCCGCCGACGGAACGGGCGTTTCCGATCCATGCAACCTTGATTTTAAAAAAGCCGATGTAACGGTTTCGTGGCAAGGCGTTTATCCGGGCAGCGTTAATTTATCGACCAATCTCTCTCCGAAAAACAAGGCGCAGGAAGCGCAATCGTGCCTTGATCAGCCCGGCGGCGTTCTGACGGTAACGGTTTTTGACGAGGGCGGAATTTTGGTGCCGTCGCCCAACATCTCGGTTTACAATCCGGTAACCAATAATTTGGTTGCCATCGCGGCGCCGGCTTCCGGGGAATATTCTTTTCCTTTGGCGATAGGCAATTACCGGGTGGAAACTTCAAAGACCGCTTACAGCGCCGCCCGGACATACAGCGCCGGCGGCGATGACGGAGTCGCGGTTCCCGACAGTCCCAATCCGACGGTTTTGGAAGGCGGTGAAGTGCCGTTGAGCCTTTCGATTGACCAAGTCGCGGCGATCTCTGTTGACGGCATTGCTCCCGACGGTCAAGATAATTTCGCGGACAGTTTTGACGATGCGGCATTAATATCGGCGTCGGATAACATCCAATTTTTGTCCGGAGATATTTTGTTTTCCGGCCCGCCATATTCGGCGAACGGATACGCGATTTCCAACGCGATCAATCCGGTCGATTTAACGGTTTGGGATGAATTAAGGTTTGACGATGATCGTCCGGCCGGGACAGGAATTCTCTATCAAGTTTTACATTACGACGGTTCCGATTGGGTTTTGGTTCCCGATTCGGATTTGAGCGGAAACAGCGCCGGGTTCGGCAATTCTCCGGTAAATCTGGCAGGGTTGGATAAGGGTAATTATCCGCAAATTAAAATTAAAAGCAATCTAACGAGCGGCGATCCTGACTTCACTCCGCGGATGCATAATTGGCAGGTTGTTTGGACGACGGCATCCGGCCCGGCGGTTCCGGGCGCGTTATTCCATATGAGAGGGGCAAAAACTATTGGAGAAGACGCCTTGGGGCAAAAGATTTACAAGTATTCGCAGGATCATGTTCTGGATGCCGCCGGCCATTTGGACATCTTTGGTATTGACGCCGATGATTATACTTTTTCGGTTGACCCGGTATCCGGGTTGAGTTTGATCGCGACCGATCCGGCGGTATTGCCGATTGGCGCTCCGGCCGGCGGCGCGGTTGCGGTGAAATTATTTTTGCGGCCGCAAAACGCGCTTTTGGCAACGGTTCAGAACAGCGCGACTCTCGATCCGATATTTTCCGCGGAAGTAAGGTTGTCGAATTCCGGAATCGGATACGATAAAATCCAATATACCGATCAAAACGGCCAAACATATTTCGCTCCGCTGGCCAATGGAGTTTATAATATTTCCGTTGGCGCGGCCGGTTACGCCGGAGCTTCAAGCACGGTTTCGGTGGCGGGGCTAAGCGATTTAACGGTTGATGTCAATCAGAATGAATAA
- a CDS encoding type II secretion system F family protein — protein MQASNQMAQFSFQSKSIDGKEQKGVREAESEIELAHSLRREGFILIRATPASAARKFRIPTLSFGVSLKDKMFFCKNLQVMASAGLSLPRAVGILADQSGNSVFRRTLNSVKDDMIRGEAFSAAMEKHPNVFSDFLRSMVKVGEETGTLENVLGIAVNQMEKEYSLKSKVKGALVYPTVILTAMVGIGMLMLATVVPQLAATFAELKTELPITTKFVIAAGMFMEKYWWIVAAVFAALVAVAARLIKTKPGKKLYDGVALKFPAINVIVRNVNSAYTLRNLSALIGAGVSLPRALEITSGTVGNVNYQNALLGIEERVKKGEKFSAAIKMFDNLYPATAIQMIAVGEETGETSNILLKLAEFYENEVDEETKNFASIIEPMLMIVIGAVVGFFAISMVQPMYSMMDSV, from the coding sequence ATGCAAGCCAGCAACCAAATGGCGCAATTTTCTTTTCAATCAAAATCAATCGACGGCAAAGAACAGAAAGGGGTTCGCGAGGCGGAAAGCGAAATTGAACTGGCGCACAGCCTCCGGCGGGAGGGTTTTATTTTAATCCGCGCGACGCCGGCGTCCGCCGCCCGCAAATTTCGCATCCCGACGCTTTCCTTTGGGGTAAGCCTCAAGGATAAAATGTTTTTTTGCAAAAATTTGCAAGTGATGGCTTCCGCCGGGCTTTCTTTGCCGCGCGCGGTTGGAATTTTGGCCGACCAGAGCGGCAATTCCGTTTTTCGCCGGACGCTTAATTCGGTCAAAGACGATATGATCCGCGGCGAAGCGTTTTCCGCGGCGATGGAAAAACATCCGAATGTTTTTTCGGATTTTTTGCGCAGTATGGTTAAAGTGGGCGAAGAGACCGGAACGCTGGAAAATGTTTTGGGAATCGCGGTTAACCAGATGGAAAAAGAATATTCGTTAAAATCAAAAGTAAAAGGCGCTTTGGTTTATCCAACTGTCATTCTGACCGCGATGGTTGGTATTGGTATGCTGATGCTGGCCACGGTCGTGCCCCAACTGGCGGCGACTTTCGCGGAGTTGAAAACCGAGCTTCCCATAACGACCAAGTTCGTGATTGCCGCGGGAATGTTCATGGAAAAATACTGGTGGATCGTGGCGGCCGTTTTCGCGGCGCTGGTCGCGGTTGCCGCGCGGCTGATAAAAACAAAACCGGGCAAGAAATTGTATGACGGCGTCGCGCTAAAATTTCCGGCGATAAATGTTATCGTGCGCAATGTCAATTCGGCGTATACTTTGCGCAATTTGAGCGCGCTGATCGGCGCGGGGGTTTCTTTGCCGCGCGCTTTGGAAATCACTTCGGGCACGGTGGGCAATGTCAATTACCAAAACGCGCTTTTGGGCATTGAAGAACGAGTCAAAAAGGGCGAAAAATTTTCCGCGGCCATCAAAATGTTTGACAATCTTTATCCGGCGACCGCGATCCAAATGATCGCCGTGGGCGAGGAGACCGGCGAAACCAGCAACATTTTGTTGAAGTTGGCGGAATTTTACGAAAATGAAGTTGACGAAGAAACAAAAAATTTCGCTTCGATCATCGAACCGATGCTGATGATCGTGATCGGCGCGGTGGTGGGATTTTTCGCGATATCAATGGTCCAACCGATGTACTCGATGATGGACTCGGTTTAA
- the pilM gene encoding type IV pilus assembly protein PilM encodes MVEFLSLSKEAFGLEITDTAVRVMKLARRKGKLAAVSLGLAALEKGIIKEGVIQDGEKLAAAIKAALAGAAGEKIRTRYVVVSLPESKAFLQVITMPKLKGNDLRAAVVFEAENYIPLPLEKVYLDFEIVPPVLERPDCCEVLIAAIPREIIDSRVCAIGKAGLIPIVMELESQALARILSKEKEMKSPTVIIQIGDAKTILAVYSENSIRFSFTIPISNRYFIETIMDSVQADAVWAERLKVECGIEEFARPDGAKNSEAEPAGEKRKIFEALVPGLVDFVQQIQKCIRYYQTHEDAGTGSWKKNFDKVLICGSGSNLKGLDEFLALKLNAPVWRAQLPLDFDRAGLKITDQFAENEFGFAVAAGLALRALDQAGGETKTMPKNKIPAPEKNLRGRVRVKSK; translated from the coding sequence ATGGTTGAATTCTTAAGTTTGTCAAAAGAAGCTTTCGGCTTGGAAATAACCGATACCGCCGTCAGAGTGATGAAGCTTGCTCGCCGGAAAGGAAAGCTGGCGGCGGTTTCGCTGGGATTGGCGGCATTGGAAAAAGGGATAATAAAAGAGGGCGTTATCCAGGACGGAGAAAAGCTGGCCGCCGCGATAAAAGCGGCGTTGGCCGGCGCGGCCGGAGAAAAAATCCGGACCCGCTATGTTGTCGTTTCCCTGCCGGAGAGCAAGGCTTTTTTGCAGGTGATTACGATGCCGAAATTGAAAGGCAACGATTTGCGCGCCGCGGTTGTTTTTGAGGCCGAAAATTACATTCCTTTGCCGCTGGAAAAGGTCTACCTTGATTTTGAGATTGTGCCGCCGGTTTTGGAAAGGCCGGATTGCTGCGAGGTTTTGATCGCGGCGATTCCCCGGGAGATAATCGATTCCCGCGTTTGCGCCATTGGCAAAGCGGGATTGATCCCGATCGTTATGGAGCTTGAATCGCAGGCGCTGGCGCGGATATTGTCCAAAGAAAAGGAGATGAAATCTCCCACGGTGATTATCCAGATTGGCGATGCCAAGACGATTTTGGCGGTCTACTCCGAAAATTCGATCAGATTTTCTTTCACCATACCGATTTCAAACCGTTATTTCATTGAAACGATAATGGATAGCGTCCAAGCGGACGCCGTTTGGGCCGAGCGTTTGAAAGTCGAATGCGGAATTGAAGAATTCGCGCGCCCGGACGGCGCGAAAAATTCCGAGGCCGAACCGGCCGGAGAGAAAAGAAAAATTTTTGAGGCGCTGGTTCCGGGATTGGTTGATTTTGTCCAGCAGATACAAAAATGCATTCGATATTATCAAACTCACGAAGATGCCGGTACCGGGTCGTGGAAAAAAAATTTTGACAAAGTTTTAATTTGCGGCAGCGGTTCGAACTTGAAAGGATTGGATGAATTTCTCGCGTTAAAACTTAACGCGCCGGTCTGGCGGGCGCAACTGCCGCTTGATTTTGATCGAGCCGGATTGAAAATTACGGATCAGTTTGCCGAGAATGAATTCGGATTCGCGGTCGCCGCCGGGCTGGCGTTGCGCGCGCTGGATCAAGCCGGCGGAGAAACGAAAACTATGCCGAAAAATAAAATACCGGCGCCCGAAAAAAATCTGCGCGGCCGGGTGCGCGTGAAATCAAAATAA